One part of the Paenibacillus silvisoli genome encodes these proteins:
- a CDS encoding CBO0543 family protein, with amino-acid sequence MDESTVQKVKEAHDAIAQAQIDFVPVFMNEMPFTFGWWIKVAEVTLPWTLWIVVRKKESTSRLLFVGFYVMIISCYLDYLGISYGAWRYLVKLTPTIPSYIPWDFSMIPVFVLLLIQFKQRIHYLWKALFFGLFTSFVAEPFYKWIGHYDPKEWKYVYSLPIYMAIYIIADWLSKRKSFEPI; translated from the coding sequence GTGGATGAAAGCACAGTTCAAAAAGTAAAAGAAGCGCATGATGCGATCGCGCAAGCGCAAATTGACTTTGTTCCGGTATTCATGAATGAAATGCCATTTACTTTCGGATGGTGGATTAAAGTAGCGGAAGTCACGTTGCCATGGACGCTGTGGATTGTTGTGCGAAAAAAAGAATCCACAAGCCGTTTATTATTCGTCGGTTTTTATGTCATGATTATTTCCTGTTATTTGGACTATCTCGGCATCTCATACGGCGCATGGAGGTATCTTGTAAAGTTAACCCCCACAATACCCTCTTATATTCCATGGGATTTTTCAATGATCCCTGTTTTTGTGCTGCTGCTCATCCAGTTTAAACAAAGGATACATTATTTGTGGAAGGCGCTTTTTTTCGGCCTTTTCACCAGTTTTGTGGCGGAACCGTTTTATAAGTGGATTGGTCACTACGATCCCAAAGAGTGGAAATACGTTTATTCCTTGCCCATCTACATGGCGATTTATATCATTGCCGATTGGTTAAGCAAACGAAAAAGTTTTGAACCGATATAA
- the ahpF gene encoding alkyl hydroperoxide reductase subunit F, with the protein MVLDAEIKAQLQQYLGLMEGDVQIKVSASDDQVSQDMLGLMDALAGMTTRIRIEKADLPRTPSFSVNRPGENTGIVFAGVPLGHEFTSLVLALLQVSGRAPKVEQDVIDRIKSIQGVYRFETYISLSCHNCPDVVQALNLMSVLNPGISHTMIDGAAFTAEVESKNIMAVPSVFLNGEFFGGGRMTIDEILSKMGSVRDDSALFSKEPFDVLVVGGGPAGASAAIYAARKGIRTGIVADRFGGQVVDTVGIENLIGVKYTEGPRLAASLEEHVKEYNVDIMKLQRATRLTKGDLIEVELENGAVLKSKTVILSTGARWRNIGVPGEEEFKNKGVAYCPHCDGPLYAGKRVAVAGGGNSGVEAAIDLAGIASHVTLMSSSPELKADAVLQDRLYSLPNVTVLKNVQTKEITGTDKVNGISYIERDTGAEKHVELEGVFVQIGLVPNTEWLGDGIERTGAGEIVTDKRGATSMPGVFAGGDCTDSPYNQIVISMGSGATAALSAFDYLIRH; encoded by the coding sequence ATGGTATTAGATGCGGAAATCAAGGCGCAATTACAGCAATACCTTGGCCTGATGGAAGGCGACGTCCAGATTAAAGTGAGCGCGAGCGACGATCAAGTATCGCAGGACATGCTCGGGCTGATGGACGCGCTTGCGGGGATGACGACACGGATCCGGATCGAGAAAGCGGATTTGCCGCGAACGCCGAGCTTTAGCGTGAACCGCCCTGGCGAGAACACCGGCATCGTGTTTGCGGGCGTGCCGCTCGGCCACGAATTTACGTCCTTGGTGCTGGCACTGCTGCAGGTCAGCGGCAGAGCGCCTAAAGTCGAGCAGGACGTGATCGACCGGATCAAGAGCATTCAAGGCGTGTACCGCTTCGAAACGTACATCAGCTTAAGCTGCCATAACTGCCCGGACGTCGTGCAGGCGCTGAACCTGATGAGCGTGCTCAATCCCGGCATTTCGCACACGATGATCGACGGCGCGGCGTTCACAGCGGAGGTCGAGAGCAAGAACATTATGGCTGTGCCGTCCGTGTTCCTGAACGGCGAATTTTTCGGCGGCGGCCGCATGACGATCGACGAAATTTTGTCCAAAATGGGTTCGGTTCGCGATGACTCGGCGCTGTTCAGCAAAGAGCCGTTCGACGTGCTTGTCGTCGGCGGCGGTCCTGCGGGCGCGAGCGCGGCGATCTACGCGGCGCGCAAAGGAATCCGCACCGGTATCGTAGCGGACCGCTTCGGCGGCCAGGTGGTCGATACGGTCGGCATCGAGAACCTCATCGGCGTGAAGTACACGGAAGGTCCTAGGCTTGCGGCTAGTCTGGAAGAGCATGTGAAGGAGTACAACGTCGACATCATGAAGCTTCAGCGCGCGACGCGGCTTACGAAGGGCGACCTCATCGAAGTCGAGCTCGAGAACGGCGCCGTGCTCAAGAGCAAAACCGTTATACTCTCCACGGGCGCTCGCTGGCGCAATATCGGCGTTCCGGGCGAAGAGGAGTTCAAAAATAAAGGCGTCGCTTACTGCCCGCATTGCGACGGTCCGTTGTACGCCGGCAAGCGCGTAGCCGTTGCCGGCGGGGGCAACTCCGGCGTCGAGGCGGCGATCGACCTCGCGGGCATCGCCAGCCATGTCACGCTCATGTCCTCCTCTCCGGAGCTGAAAGCGGACGCCGTGCTGCAGGATCGTCTGTACAGTCTTCCGAACGTAACGGTGCTGAAGAACGTGCAAACGAAAGAAATTACGGGCACGGACAAAGTGAACGGCATTTCCTACATCGAACGCGACACGGGAGCCGAGAAGCATGTCGAGCTCGAAGGCGTATTCGTGCAAATCGGTCTCGTTCCGAATACCGAATGGCTCGGCGACGGCATCGAACGGACGGGCGCCGGGGAAATCGTCACGGACAAACGCGGAGCAACGAGCATGCCGGGCGTATTCGCCGGCGGCGATTGCACGGACAGTCCGTATAACCAAATCGTTATTTCGATGGGCTCGGGCGCGACCGCAGCATTAAGCGCCTTCGATTATCTCATCCGCCATTAA
- a CDS encoding polyphosphate polymerase domain-containing protein, with the protein MAIEVFNRYENKYLMDTKAFYNIYNRLMDNMELDAYNKKDKFYSISNLYYDTEHHSLIRTSLSKPKYREKLRIRAYGVPEEDAKVYLELKKKVFGLVNKRRTALKLSEAYDFVRTGQAPAFREGMNRQVINELDYFLSRYELQPMVYLAYDRIAMFCKGNRDLRITFDTNIRSRRHDLRLEAGDYGEQLMEKGQWLMEVKAEKTIPVWLSKLLSELQMYRTSFSKYGNEYKRTIRGAIADTRTFSQNNPMERELILI; encoded by the coding sequence ATGGCGATCGAAGTATTTAACCGATATGAGAACAAGTATTTGATGGATACCAAAGCGTTCTATAACATCTACAACCGGCTGATGGACAACATGGAGCTGGACGCATACAACAAGAAAGACAAATTTTACTCCATCAGCAATTTGTATTACGACACCGAGCATCATTCGTTGATCCGAACGAGCCTATCGAAGCCGAAGTACAGGGAGAAGCTGCGCATCCGAGCTTACGGCGTGCCGGAAGAGGATGCGAAGGTCTATCTGGAGCTGAAGAAAAAGGTATTCGGTCTCGTCAACAAACGGCGGACGGCGCTGAAGCTGTCCGAAGCGTACGATTTCGTACGGACCGGCCAAGCGCCGGCGTTCCGGGAAGGGATGAACCGGCAGGTCATCAACGAGCTCGACTACTTCTTATCCCGTTATGAGCTGCAGCCGATGGTGTATCTGGCCTACGACCGGATCGCGATGTTTTGCAAAGGAAACCGCGATCTCCGCATTACGTTCGATACGAATATCCGGTCCCGGCGTCATGATTTGAGGCTGGAGGCCGGCGACTACGGCGAGCAGCTGATGGAGAAAGGCCAATGGCTGATGGAAGTGAAGGCGGAGAAGACGATACCGGTATGGCTTTCGAAGCTGCTGTCGGAGCTTCAGATGTACCGGACGAGCTTCTCGAAGTATGGCAACGAATATAAACGGACGATCCGCGGCGCGATTGCGGACACGAGAACATTTTCGCAAAACAATCCAATGGAAAGGGAGCTAATCCTCATATGA
- a CDS encoding transposase: protein MVADRAYGKHKLFDDYLEQKQQFVIRLRDNTHFHEPIPRKRKREFAGSIEQDFTCQLGTKATLSQHRFRIVKLTDPDGNPVILATNLHKPSAEAIAEMYKKRWQIEVFSGGSSNI, encoded by the coding sequence TTGGTAGCGGATCGCGCTTATGGGAAGCATAAACTGTTCGATGATTACCTGGAGCAAAAACAGCAGTTTGTCATCCGGCTCCGGGACAACACGCACTTTCACGAACCGATCCCGCGGAAGAGAAAACGTGAATTTGCCGGTTCAATTGAACAGGACTTTACCTGTCAATTAGGGACGAAAGCTACGCTTTCCCAACACCGCTTCCGCATAGTAAAACTAACCGACCCTGATGGAAACCCGGTTATACTAGCAACTAATTTACACAAACCCTCAGCCGAAGCGATCGCCGAGATGTACAAGAAACGCTGGCAAATTGAAGTTTTTTCCGGTGGATCAAGCAACATTTGA
- a CDS encoding DUF4956 domain-containing protein, translating into MIESLFSTTSTATELTFANAILSFVVALLLGGLISFTYRKTQHAHSPSFTLTMMILPAIVAIIIMLIGSNIARAFSLAGAFSIIRFRSAPGDSKDISYVLFSMASGLACGVGAYGYAVLFTALLCGLMFVLNAMKFGTNKDMFKTLKVTIPESLSYEEALGEVFFMHDIQYELKKVRTTELGSLYELVYSVKLGANTNQKEFLDAVRTRNGNLDISLTMSPVAQEY; encoded by the coding sequence ATGATCGAATCACTTTTTTCAACGACCTCTACCGCAACGGAGTTAACGTTTGCGAACGCGATATTGTCCTTTGTTGTCGCGCTTCTGCTCGGCGGCCTCATTAGTTTTACTTATCGCAAGACGCAGCATGCGCATTCCCCGAGCTTTACGCTGACGATGATGATTTTGCCGGCGATCGTCGCCATCATCATTATGCTGATCGGCAGCAATATCGCCCGCGCCTTCAGTCTCGCCGGAGCCTTCTCCATTATCCGGTTCCGCAGCGCGCCCGGCGATTCGAAGGATATTTCGTACGTGCTGTTCTCCATGGCGTCCGGTCTTGCCTGCGGCGTCGGCGCTTACGGCTACGCGGTGCTGTTCACGGCGCTGCTGTGCGGATTGATGTTCGTGCTGAATGCGATGAAATTCGGAACGAACAAGGATATGTTCAAAACGTTGAAGGTGACGATTCCCGAAAGCTTGAGCTACGAGGAAGCGTTGGGCGAAGTTTTCTTCATGCATGACATTCAATACGAGCTGAAGAAGGTCCGCACGACCGAGCTTGGCAGTCTATATGAGCTTGTCTACTCGGTAAAGCTGGGAGCGAATACGAATCAGAAGGAGTTTCTCGACGCCGTTCGTACGCGAAACGGCAACCTGGATATTTCGCTGACGATGAGCCCTGTTGCACAAGAATATTAA
- the ahpF gene encoding alkyl hydroperoxide reductase subunit F encodes MVLDAEIKAQLNQYLGLMEGDVHIKVCAGDDQASKDMLELMDELVGMTSRIKVEQAELSRKPSFSVNRPGEETGIAFAGIPLGHEFTSLVLALLQVSGRAPKAEQSVIDQIKSIRGEYRFESYISLSCHNCPDVVQALNLMSVLNPGISHTMIDGAVFKAEAEGNNVMAVPSVFLNGEFFGGGRMTIDEILAKIGTKRDDSELFNKEPYDVLVVGGGPAGASAAIYAARKGIRTGVVAERFGGQVMDTVGIENFISLKYTEGPKLAASLEEHVKEYNVDVMKLQRAKSLTKSDLIEVELENGAVLKSKTVILSTGARWRNIGVPGEAEFKNKGVAYCPHCDGPLFAGKRVAVIGGGNSGIEAAIDLAGITSHVTVLEFAPELKADSVLQDRLFSLPNVTVHKNVQTKEITGTDKVNGISYIERDTGAEKHVELEGVFVQIGLVPNTDWLGEGIERTRFGEIVVNSHGATTLPGVFAAGDCTNSPYKQIIISMGSGATAALGAFDYLIRN; translated from the coding sequence ATGGTATTAGACGCGGAAATTAAGGCACAATTAAATCAATACCTCGGCTTGATGGAAGGCGACGTTCATATTAAAGTTTGCGCAGGCGACGATCAAGCATCGAAGGATATGCTTGAGCTTATGGACGAACTGGTCGGCATGACTTCCCGGATTAAAGTAGAGCAGGCGGAATTGTCGAGAAAGCCAAGCTTCAGCGTCAATCGCCCAGGCGAGGAAACGGGCATTGCGTTCGCAGGCATCCCGCTCGGTCACGAGTTTACGTCGCTTGTGCTTGCGCTTCTGCAAGTCAGCGGCAGAGCTCCTAAAGCGGAGCAATCCGTGATCGATCAGATCAAGAGCATCAGAGGCGAGTACCGTTTCGAGTCGTACATCAGCTTGAGCTGCCATAACTGCCCGGATGTCGTGCAGGCGCTGAACCTGATGAGCGTGCTGAATCCAGGCATTTCGCATACGATGATCGACGGCGCGGTGTTCAAAGCCGAAGCCGAAGGGAACAACGTCATGGCGGTGCCATCGGTGTTCTTGAACGGCGAGTTTTTCGGCGGCGGCCGCATGACGATCGACGAGATTTTGGCCAAAATCGGCACGAAGCGCGACGACTCGGAGCTGTTCAACAAGGAGCCGTACGACGTGCTTGTCGTCGGCGGCGGTCCTGCGGGCGCGAGCGCGGCCATTTACGCGGCGCGTAAAGGCATTCGCACAGGCGTCGTGGCGGAACGCTTCGGCGGCCAAGTGATGGATACGGTCGGCATCGAAAATTTTATCAGCTTGAAATATACCGAAGGTCCGAAGCTCGCGGCTAGCCTCGAGGAGCATGTGAAAGAGTACAACGTCGACGTCATGAAGCTGCAGCGCGCGAAAAGTCTCACGAAGAGTGACCTTATAGAAGTCGAGCTTGAGAACGGCGCCGTGCTGAAGAGCAAAACCGTCATTCTTTCCACGGGCGCGCGCTGGCGCAATATCGGCGTGCCGGGCGAAGCGGAGTTCAAGAACAAAGGCGTGGCGTATTGCCCGCATTGCGACGGTCCGCTGTTTGCCGGCAAGCGCGTAGCCGTCATCGGCGGAGGCAACTCCGGCATCGAGGCGGCGATCGACCTGGCGGGCATTACGAGCCATGTGACGGTTCTGGAATTCGCTCCGGAATTGAAGGCGGACTCCGTGCTGCAAGACCGTCTGTTCAGTCTGCCGAACGTCACGGTGCACAAGAACGTGCAGACGAAAGAAATTACCGGCACGGACAAAGTCAACGGCATTTCCTATATCGAACGCGATACGGGCGCCGAGAAGCATGTCGAGCTTGAAGGCGTGTTCGTTCAGATCGGACTTGTTCCGAATACCGACTGGCTTGGCGAGGGCATCGAACGTACCCGTTTCGGCGAAATCGTCGTCAACAGCCATGGCGCGACGACCTTGCCGGGCGTATTCGCCGCAGGCGACTGCACGAACAGTCCGTATAAGCAAATCATTATTTCGATGGGCTCGGGCGCAACCGCAGCTTTGGGTGCCTTCGATTATCTCATCCGCAATTAA
- a CDS encoding carbohydrate-binding domain-containing protein — MKRTYNAKMISILLFSSILAAGCSSKAADSANSATEGAAGGNAVTASAEQTAAAVSSDAAVKLASQDVSELADFDENDGLVEWSKDSSTSVAFSGAAASVSGSGASAEGSVVTIDAAGTYVVSGTVSDGQLVVDAPEDAVVRLVLNGAQITNQDGPSLYVKEADKTIVTLQDGTDNSLSDAGAYSDTSEEAPTATIYSKGDLTINGTGKLTVQGNVKDGITSKDDLKLMSGVIHVKAADDGIVGRDLVAVKDGSVTVEAGGDGIKSTNDTDADKGYVAVAGGTFDITSANDGIQAGSSMLIGGGTFNLVTGGGSAASTKVHQDDRMRGGFGQSDSQEGEAATAEAEETESTSAKALKAAANVAVANGSFTIDAADDALHSNGNVAVTGGEFSIASGDDGMHADGSTAITGGNVHITKSYEGIEGSNITVAGGEIHVVASDDGVNVGGGNDSSGGGGGDMFAATDGMLTISGGFLVVDSGGDGLDSNGSAVMTGGTAIVNGPTENNNAPLDFNGTFEQSGGKLIAAGSAGMAQAPSDSSSQLAIMMTFPSTQAAGTLVTLTDSSGAVVAAYQPSKTFSSIVISSPDLKSGESYTISTGGTTSGTAEDGMYEGASVSGSTKVVTFEMGDKVTYVNESGVTTAKTGGFGGGGSGGGGRGGKGGGFRGQGAPDGAPGDAPPDAPSGAPGDGQGAPPSLDAVN, encoded by the coding sequence ATGAAACGAACGTATAATGCGAAAATGATCAGTATTCTGCTGTTTAGCTCGATTTTGGCTGCGGGGTGCAGCTCGAAGGCAGCGGATTCTGCCAATAGCGCGACGGAAGGGGCGGCGGGCGGTAATGCCGTGACGGCTTCTGCGGAGCAGACGGCCGCCGCCGTATCATCAGATGCTGCGGTGAAGCTGGCCAGCCAAGATGTTAGTGAGCTTGCCGATTTTGACGAGAATGACGGTCTGGTGGAGTGGAGCAAGGACAGCTCAACGAGTGTGGCGTTTAGCGGCGCTGCCGCGAGCGTGAGCGGATCGGGAGCAAGTGCCGAAGGCAGCGTCGTGACGATCGATGCAGCAGGAACCTACGTCGTGAGCGGCACGGTGTCGGACGGTCAGCTTGTTGTTGATGCGCCGGAGGATGCGGTTGTGCGCCTTGTGTTGAATGGGGCACAGATTACGAATCAGGACGGCCCGTCTCTCTATGTCAAAGAAGCGGATAAAACGATCGTGACGCTGCAGGACGGCACGGACAATAGCTTGTCCGATGCCGGTGCCTATTCGGATACCTCGGAGGAGGCGCCAACGGCGACGATTTACAGCAAGGGCGATCTGACGATTAATGGCACCGGCAAGCTGACCGTTCAAGGCAACGTGAAAGACGGCATTACCAGCAAAGACGATCTAAAGCTGATGAGCGGCGTCATCCATGTGAAGGCTGCGGATGACGGCATCGTTGGCCGCGATCTGGTCGCTGTCAAGGACGGCTCGGTGACGGTTGAAGCGGGCGGAGACGGTATCAAATCGACGAACGACACGGACGCGGACAAAGGCTATGTTGCCGTTGCTGGCGGTACGTTCGACATTACATCCGCGAACGACGGCATTCAGGCCGGATCTTCGATGCTGATCGGCGGCGGAACGTTTAACCTGGTAACCGGCGGCGGCAGCGCGGCTTCCACGAAGGTGCATCAGGATGACCGGATGCGCGGCGGCTTTGGCCAATCGGACTCGCAGGAGGGCGAAGCAGCGACGGCAGAGGCGGAGGAAACGGAGTCAACTAGCGCGAAGGCGTTGAAAGCGGCGGCTAATGTCGCTGTCGCAAACGGCAGCTTCACGATCGATGCCGCGGACGATGCGCTTCACAGTAACGGCAATGTTGCGGTTACCGGCGGCGAATTCAGCATCGCTTCCGGCGACGATGGCATGCACGCGGATGGATCGACTGCCATTACGGGCGGCAACGTTCACATTACGAAGAGCTATGAAGGCATCGAAGGCTCGAATATTACGGTAGCAGGCGGCGAAATTCATGTAGTTGCCAGCGATGACGGCGTTAACGTCGGGGGCGGCAACGATAGCTCCGGCGGTGGCGGTGGCGATATGTTCGCCGCGACGGACGGCATGCTGACGATCAGCGGCGGCTTCCTCGTCGTGGACTCCGGCGGCGACGGTTTGGACTCCAATGGATCGGCAGTCATGACGGGCGGTACGGCGATCGTGAACGGCCCAACGGAGAACAACAATGCTCCGCTTGATTTTAACGGTACGTTCGAGCAGTCCGGCGGTAAACTGATCGCGGCAGGCAGCGCAGGTATGGCACAGGCGCCATCCGATTCTTCCTCTCAGCTGGCGATTATGATGACATTCCCGAGCACGCAGGCAGCCGGCACCTTGGTGACGCTGACGGACAGCTCCGGTGCGGTCGTTGCGGCTTATCAGCCGTCGAAAACGTTCAGCAGCATCGTCATTTCCTCGCCCGATCTGAAGAGCGGCGAGTCGTACACGATCTCGACAGGAGGCACGACAAGCGGCACGGCAGAGGATGGCATGTACGAGGGCGCATCCGTAAGCGGCAGCACGAAGGTCGTCACGTTCGAGATGGGTGACAAAGTCACCTATGTGAACGAGTCGGGCGTCACCACGGCGAAGACCGGCGGCTTCGGCGGCGGTGGAAGCGGTGGCGGCGGCCGCGGCGGAAAAGGGGGCGGCTTCCGCGGTCAAGGCGCGCCGGACGGCGCTCCGGGCGATGCGCCGCCAGACGCGCCAAGCGGCGCCCCTGGCGATGGGCAAGGCGCTCCGCCTAGCCTGGATGCAGTGAATTAA
- a CDS encoding glycosyltransferase, with the protein MMTVLIPAYEPDQRLLVLIANLKKAASGMSIVVVDDGSGEAYRDIFDQASEAGCIVLTHEVNLGKGRALKTGFSYLKESGVSDGIVCADSDGQHLPSDILRIAEAVNAHPNELVLGCRYFTGEVPLRSRFGNSATRLVYALTTGSRIQDTQTGLRGFSASMLDWLCQIPGERFEYEMNMLLAVQEDGYRMHEVPIHTVYLEKNKSSHFRPIADSLKVYAPIAKFCSSSALSAGLDLVLLLLLQLMTGSLLFSVAGARAGSSLFNYAMNRRFVFGRKRSPSILSSAAKYFALVVLILMFNYALMFLFHESRACFLNE; encoded by the coding sequence ATGATGACGGTATTAATTCCGGCTTACGAACCCGACCAACGTCTGCTCGTGCTGATTGCCAATTTGAAGAAGGCGGCGAGCGGCATGAGCATCGTCGTTGTCGATGACGGCAGCGGCGAAGCGTATCGGGATATTTTCGACCAAGCCAGCGAGGCTGGCTGCATTGTGCTCACCCACGAGGTTAATCTTGGCAAGGGACGTGCGCTTAAGACCGGCTTCTCCTATTTAAAGGAGAGCGGCGTGTCGGATGGCATCGTCTGCGCGGACAGCGACGGCCAGCATTTGCCGTCCGATATATTGCGGATCGCGGAAGCGGTGAATGCCCATCCGAACGAGCTCGTGCTTGGATGCCGATATTTTACGGGGGAGGTTCCGCTCCGCAGCCGGTTTGGCAACAGCGCTACCCGCCTTGTCTATGCGCTGACGACCGGCAGCCGCATTCAGGATACCCAGACCGGCTTGCGCGGCTTCTCCGCTTCGATGCTGGACTGGTTGTGCCAAATTCCCGGCGAACGGTTCGAATACGAGATGAACATGCTGCTGGCAGTTCAGGAGGATGGGTACCGAATGCATGAAGTGCCGATTCATACGGTCTATTTGGAGAAAAACAAATCCTCGCATTTCCGCCCAATCGCGGATTCGCTCAAGGTATACGCGCCAATCGCGAAGTTCTGCTCGTCTTCCGCGCTTTCGGCGGGGCTCGATTTGGTCCTCCTGCTGCTGCTTCAGCTGATGACAGGCAGTCTGCTCTTCTCCGTTGCCGGCGCTAGGGCGGGCAGCTCCCTCTTCAATTACGCCATGAACCGGCGCTTCGTCTTCGGCAGGAAGCGCAGTCCATCTATCCTGTCGTCGGCGGCGAAATATTTCGCGCTCGTCGTGCTGATCTTGATGTTCAACTATGCCCTAATGTTCTTGTTCCACGAGAGCCGAGCATGCTTCCTAAATGAATAA
- a CDS encoding phosphodiester glycosidase family protein yields MDQKKNKSRRRLIIGLTLSLTTVGAVLYGLADRYLIEHVEVIVQPASASAVSVPASGTASAAATATAAGTASGTDAASVAGGGAAGNVTSDDWNYFSDSMDIAIKKVEAGTGADKITYYVADVQTKDAAKLLTAFADNAFGRNVTEDTSVIAEANNAILAINGDYYGFRNDGIVIRNGTLYRNEPAREGLALYKDGTMKSYNEEEVSADDLLAQGVTNTFSFGPALVKEGTAVDNFDSVKIDTNFGNRTIDGANPRTGIGMISPNHFVLVVVDGRQQTYSRGMTLNEFAHIFDDLGATEAYNLDGGGSSTMYFMGRVVNSPGSKGRERGVSDIIYFAE; encoded by the coding sequence ATGGATCAGAAGAAGAACAAATCGCGGCGCAGGCTCATCATCGGCCTAACCTTATCCCTTACTACCGTTGGAGCCGTTCTGTACGGATTGGCGGACCGATATTTGATCGAACACGTGGAGGTGATCGTTCAGCCGGCTTCGGCAAGCGCGGTTTCGGTTCCAGCCTCGGGAACGGCTTCTGCCGCGGCAACGGCAACGGCTGCCGGGACGGCATCCGGGACTGACGCAGCTTCGGTGGCGGGTGGAGGTGCTGCTGGCAACGTTACGTCCGACGATTGGAACTATTTCAGCGACAGCATGGACATTGCGATCAAGAAAGTCGAAGCCGGGACCGGCGCCGACAAAATCACCTACTACGTCGCCGATGTCCAGACGAAGGATGCGGCGAAGCTGCTGACGGCTTTCGCGGACAATGCGTTCGGCCGCAATGTGACCGAGGACACTTCCGTGATCGCTGAGGCTAACAATGCGATCCTCGCGATTAACGGCGACTACTACGGCTTCCGCAATGACGGGATCGTGATCCGAAACGGCACGCTGTACCGGAATGAACCGGCTCGCGAAGGCTTGGCGCTTTATAAAGACGGCACGATGAAGTCCTACAACGAAGAAGAAGTTTCGGCCGACGACCTGCTTGCTCAAGGCGTGACGAACACCTTCTCGTTCGGACCTGCGCTGGTGAAGGAAGGTACGGCCGTCGACAATTTCGACAGCGTCAAGATCGATACGAATTTCGGCAACCGGACGATTGATGGCGCGAACCCGCGTACGGGGATCGGCATGATCTCGCCGAACCATTTTGTCCTCGTCGTCGTCGACGGCCGTCAGCAGACTTACAGCCGGGGCATGACTTTGAATGAGTTCGCGCACATCTTTGACGATCTCGGTGCGACCGAGGCGTACAACCTCGACGGCGGCGGCTCGTCCACGATGTACTTCATGGGCCGCGTCGTGAACAGCCCGGGCAGCAAGGGGCGGGAGCGCGGCGTCAGCGACATTATCTATTTCGCGGAATAA
- the ahpC gene encoding alkyl hydroperoxide reductase subunit C, with product MSLIGKEVQPFQAQAYQNGDFIEVTEANFKGQWSVVCFYPADFTFVCPTELGDLQDQYATLKSLGVEVYSVSTDTHFTHKAWHDNSETIGKIEYIMIGDPAHTISRNFDVLIEEDGLADRGTFIIDPDGVVQTVEITAGGIGRDASTLVNKIKAAQYVRNNPGEVCPAKWQEGGSTLKPSLDLVGKI from the coding sequence ATGTCTCTAATCGGAAAAGAAGTACAGCCATTCCAAGCGCAAGCTTACCAAAACGGTGATTTCATCGAAGTAACGGAAGCGAATTTCAAAGGCCAATGGAGCGTTGTCTGCTTCTACCCGGCTGACTTTACATTCGTTTGCCCAACGGAGCTTGGCGACCTGCAGGATCAATACGCAACCTTGAAATCGCTTGGCGTCGAAGTTTACTCCGTATCGACGGACACGCATTTCACGCACAAAGCATGGCACGACAACTCGGAAACGATCGGCAAAATCGAGTACATCATGATCGGCGACCCGGCGCATACGATTTCCCGCAACTTCGACGTGCTGATCGAGGAAGACGGCTTGGCCGACCGCGGCACGTTCATCATCGACCCGGACGGTGTCGTTCAAACGGTTGAAATTACGGCAGGCGGCATCGGCCGCGATGCAAGCACGCTCGTGAACAAAATCAAGGCAGCTCAATATGTGCGCAACAATCCAGGCGAGGTTTGCCCGGCGAAATGGCAAGAAGGCGGTTCGACGCTGAAGCCGAGCTTGGATCTTGTCGGCAAGATCTAA
- the ahpC gene encoding alkyl hydroperoxide reductase subunit C has translation MSLIGKEVLPFKAQAYQGGNFIEVTEANFKGQWSVVCFYPADFTFVCPTELGDLQDQYATLKSLGVEVYSVSTDTHFTHKAWHDSSETIGKIEYIMIGDPTHTISRNFDVLIEEAGLADRGTFIIDPDGVIQTVEISAGGIGRDASQLVNKIKAAQYVRNNPGEVCPAKWQEGGATLKPSLDLVGKI, from the coding sequence ATGTCCCTTATCGGTAAAGAGGTTCTACCTTTCAAAGCACAAGCATACCAAGGCGGTAATTTCATCGAAGTAACGGAAGCTAACTTCAAAGGCCAATGGAGCGTTGTTTGCTTCTACCCAGCTGACTTCACGTTCGTTTGCCCAACTGAGCTTGGCGACCTGCAAGACCAATACGCAACATTGAAATCGCTTGGCGTAGAAGTTTACTCCGTATCGACAGATACGCACTTCACGCACAAAGCATGGCACGACAGCTCGGAAACAATCGGCAAAATCGAATACATCATGATCGGCGACCCTACGCACACGATCTCCCGCAACTTCGACGTATTGATCGAAGAAGCCGGTCTTGCTGACCGCGGTACGTTCATCATCGATCCGGACGGCGTGATCCAAACGGTTGAAATCAGCGCTGGCGGCATCGGCCGCGACGCTAGCCAACTCGTGAACAAAATCAAAGCAGCTCAATACGTCCGCAACAACCCAGGCGAAGTTTGCCCTGCAAAATGGCAAGAAGGCGGCGCAACGCTTAAGCCGAGCCTGGATCTTGTCGGCAAGATCTAA